The Cellulomonas fulva genome includes a window with the following:
- a CDS encoding DUF2550 domain-containing protein, translating to MPGPVVVALVTLVVVVLVAGGAWWSRRQTLDRRVGSFRCDLGRGRRWSSGVAQYGAAHLYWWRFWSLAPRPARRWDRDGLTVVERRAAEPRDGAGEGYVVRCRARADGRPTEVELFMSPEAYAGLTSWIEATPLRVGPVI from the coding sequence GTGCCCGGTCCCGTCGTCGTCGCCCTCGTCACGCTCGTCGTGGTGGTGCTGGTCGCCGGCGGCGCGTGGTGGTCCCGGCGCCAGACGCTCGACCGCCGTGTGGGCTCGTTCCGGTGCGACCTGGGCCGGGGCCGGCGGTGGTCGAGCGGTGTCGCCCAGTACGGCGCCGCGCACCTGTACTGGTGGCGGTTCTGGTCGCTGGCCCCGCGGCCCGCGCGGCGCTGGGACCGAGACGGACTGACGGTCGTCGAGCGCCGTGCCGCCGAGCCGCGGGACGGCGCGGGCGAGGGCTACGTCGTCCGGTGCCGCGCGCGGGCGGACGGCCGCCCGACCGAGGTGGAGCTGTTCATGTCGCCCGAGGCGTACGCGGGCCTCACCTCCTGGATCGAGGCGACGCCGTTGCGCGTCGGCCCCGTCATCTGA
- a CDS encoding F0F1 ATP synthase subunit epsilon — protein sequence MADSLEVDLVAADGKVWSGSARQVSAPAADGEIGILLGHTPILSVLRAGEVRVRTADGQALSWQVDGGFLSVDDDRVTVVVDALSDSAPAPTH from the coding sequence ATGGCCGACTCCCTCGAGGTCGACCTCGTCGCCGCGGACGGCAAGGTCTGGTCGGGCAGCGCCCGCCAGGTCTCGGCGCCCGCGGCCGACGGGGAGATCGGCATCCTGCTCGGGCACACGCCGATCCTGTCGGTGCTGCGCGCGGGCGAGGTCCGCGTGCGCACGGCCGACGGGCAGGCGCTGAGCTGGCAGGTCGACGGCGGGTTCCTCTCGGTGGACGACGACCGCGTCACCGTGGTCGTCGACGCCCTGAGCGACTCGGCGCCCGCGCCGACGCACTGA
- the atpD gene encoding F0F1 ATP synthase subunit beta, whose amino-acid sequence MTATTVDETAAAAGTPGVGRVARVIGPIVDIEFPADQIPMLYNALTVEIDLSSQGEGEGRFTMTLEVAQHLGDSLVRAIALKPTDGLVRGAQVTDTGAPISVPVGDVTKGKVFNVIGEVLNAEPGETIEITERWPIHRKPPAFDQLESKTQMFETGIKVIDLLTPYVQGGKIGLFGGAGVGKTVLIQEMIQRVAQDHGGVSVFAGVGERTREGNDLIVEMEEAGVFDKTALVFGQMDEPPGTRLRVALSALTMAEYFRDVQNQDVLLFIDNIFRFTQAGSEVSTLLGRMPSAVGYQPNLADEMGLLQERITSTRGHSITSLQAIYVPADDYTDPAPATTFAHLDATTELSREIASRGLYPAVDPLASTSRILDPRYVGQEHYDVATQVKSILQRNKELQDIIAILGVDELSEEDKTVVARARRIQQFLSQNTYMAEKFTGVVGSTVPVAETVEAFKKIAAGEFDHIAEQAFFNIGGLEDLEKNWARIQKEYGV is encoded by the coding sequence ATGACCGCCACCACCGTCGACGAGACGGCCGCCGCCGCCGGCACGCCCGGCGTGGGACGGGTCGCCCGCGTCATCGGTCCGATCGTGGACATCGAGTTCCCGGCGGACCAGATCCCCATGCTCTACAACGCCCTCACGGTCGAGATCGACCTGTCGAGCCAGGGCGAGGGCGAGGGTCGGTTCACGATGACGCTCGAGGTCGCGCAGCACCTCGGCGACTCGCTCGTGCGCGCCATCGCGCTGAAGCCGACCGACGGCCTGGTCCGCGGCGCGCAGGTGACCGACACCGGCGCCCCGATCTCGGTCCCGGTCGGGGACGTCACCAAGGGCAAGGTCTTCAACGTCATCGGCGAGGTGCTCAACGCCGAGCCCGGCGAGACCATCGAGATCACCGAGCGCTGGCCCATCCACCGCAAGCCCCCGGCCTTCGACCAGCTCGAGTCGAAGACCCAGATGTTCGAGACCGGCATCAAGGTCATCGACCTGCTCACCCCGTACGTGCAGGGTGGGAAGATCGGCCTCTTCGGTGGTGCGGGCGTCGGCAAGACGGTCCTCATCCAGGAGATGATCCAGCGCGTCGCGCAGGACCACGGCGGTGTCTCGGTGTTCGCCGGTGTCGGCGAGCGCACGCGTGAGGGCAACGACCTCATCGTCGAGATGGAGGAGGCCGGCGTCTTCGACAAGACGGCGCTCGTCTTCGGCCAGATGGACGAGCCGCCGGGCACGCGTCTGCGCGTGGCCCTGTCGGCGCTGACGATGGCGGAGTACTTCCGCGACGTGCAGAACCAGGACGTGCTGCTGTTCATCGACAACATCTTCCGGTTCACGCAGGCCGGCTCCGAGGTGTCGACGCTGCTCGGCCGCATGCCGTCCGCGGTGGGCTACCAGCCGAACCTGGCCGACGAGATGGGCCTCCTGCAGGAGCGCATCACCTCGACGCGCGGTCACTCGATCACCTCGCTGCAGGCCATCTACGTCCCCGCCGACGACTACACCGACCCCGCGCCGGCGACGACGTTCGCGCACCTCGACGCGACCACCGAGCTCAGCCGTGAGATCGCCTCGCGCGGTCTGTACCCCGCGGTGGACCCGCTGGCGTCGACGAGCCGCATCCTCGACCCCCGCTACGTGGGCCAGGAGCACTACGACGTCGCGACGCAGGTCAAGTCGATCCTGCAGCGCAACAAGGAGCTCCAGGACATCATCGCGATCCTCGGCGTCGACGAGCTGTCGGAGGAGGACAAGACCGTCGTCGCGCGGGCTCGTCGCATCCAGCAGTTCCTCTCGCAGAACACCTACATGGCCGAGAAGTTCACCGGCGTCGTGGGCTCGACGGTCCCGGTCGCCGAGACGGTCGAGGCGTTCAAGAAGATCGCGGCGGGCGAGTTCGACCACATCGCCGAGCAGGCCTTCTTCAACATCGGTGGTCTCGAGGACCTCGAGAAGAACTGGGCGCGCATCCAGAAGGAGTACGGCGTCTGA
- a CDS encoding F0F1 ATP synthase subunit gamma: MAGSQRVYKQRIKSTQSLKKMFRAQELIAASRIGKARDRVAMASPYSRAITRAVSAVATHSNVSHPFLVERTDTRRVAVLVVASDRGMAGAYSASVIRETERLVAQLADEGKEVELLVSGRRAVGYYTFRQRELGGQWTGHSDAPTTEVAIEIADLLLEKFRAPADEGGIAEVHVVFTQFVNMVTQRPRVIRLLPLEVVEGVAPAGESGPLPLYDFEPSPEVVLDALLPRYVRARIYACLLQAAASELAARQRAMHTATDNAEDLIRMYTRLANQARQGEITQEISEIVSGADALASAS; this comes from the coding sequence ATGGCCGGTTCGCAGCGCGTCTACAAGCAGCGCATCAAGTCCACCCAGTCGCTCAAGAAGATGTTCCGGGCGCAGGAGCTCATCGCTGCCTCCCGCATCGGCAAGGCGCGCGACCGGGTGGCGATGGCCTCGCCGTACTCGCGGGCGATCACCCGTGCCGTCTCGGCCGTGGCGACGCACTCGAACGTGTCGCACCCGTTCCTGGTGGAGCGGACCGACACCCGACGGGTCGCCGTGCTGGTCGTCGCGTCGGACCGCGGCATGGCGGGCGCCTACTCGGCGAGCGTCATCCGGGAGACCGAGCGCCTCGTCGCGCAGCTGGCGGACGAGGGCAAGGAGGTCGAGCTCCTCGTCTCCGGCCGTCGCGCCGTCGGGTACTACACGTTCCGGCAGCGCGAGCTGGGCGGTCAGTGGACGGGGCACTCGGACGCGCCGACCACCGAGGTCGCGATCGAGATCGCGGACCTGCTGCTCGAGAAGTTCCGGGCGCCGGCGGACGAGGGCGGCATCGCCGAGGTGCATGTCGTCTTCACGCAGTTCGTCAACATGGTCACGCAGCGTCCCCGGGTGATCCGGCTGCTCCCGCTCGAGGTCGTCGAGGGCGTGGCGCCGGCCGGCGAGTCCGGGCCGCTGCCGCTGTACGACTTCGAGCCCAGCCCGGAGGTGGTGCTCGACGCGCTGCTCCCGCGCTACGTGCGGGCGCGGATCTACGCGTGCCTCCTGCAGGCGGCCGCGTCGGAGCTGGCTGCTCGCCAGCGCGCGATGCACACCGCGACCGACAACGCGGAGGACCTCATCCGCATGTACACCCGGCTCGCCAACCAGGCCCGCCAGGGCGAGATCACGCAGGAGATCAGCGAGATCGTCTCGGGTGCGGACGCGCTCGCGTCGGCCTCCTGA
- the atpA gene encoding F0F1 ATP synthase subunit alpha → MAELTIRPEEIRAALDSFVKTYEPTGAVAEEVGRVTLAGDGIAQVEGLPGAMANELLRFEDGTLGLALNLDVREIGVVVLGEFSGIEEGQEVRRTGEVLSVPVGDGYLGRVVDPLGQPIDGLGEVATEGRRALELQAPGVMARKSVHEPLQTGIKAIDSMIPIGRGQRQLIIGDRQTGKTAIAIDTIINQKANWETGDPTKQVRCIYVAIGQKGSTIASVRAALEEAGALEYTTIVAAPASDPAGFKYLAPYTGSAIGQHWMYGGKHVLIVFDDLSKQAEAYRAVSLLLRRPPGREAYPGDVFYLHSRLLERCAKLSDELGAGSMTGLPLIETKANDVSAYIPTNVISITDGQIFLQSDLFNADQRPAVDVGISVSRVGGAAQVKAMKQVSGTLKLDLAQFRSLEAFAMFASDLDATSRAQLARGSRLTELLKQAQYTPYPVEDQVASIWTGTKGHLDDVPIEDVKRFESELLDHLRRKTDVLSTIAETGKLDDATQESLAAAVEEFRNGFLTFDGSPLVGGSDDEAEVEVEQEQIVRQKKA, encoded by the coding sequence ATGGCTGAGCTGACGATCCGGCCGGAGGAGATCCGCGCCGCGCTGGACAGCTTCGTGAAGACCTACGAGCCCACGGGCGCGGTCGCCGAAGAGGTCGGGCGCGTCACCCTGGCGGGCGACGGCATCGCGCAGGTCGAGGGCCTGCCCGGCGCGATGGCGAACGAGCTGCTGCGCTTCGAGGACGGCACGCTCGGCCTCGCGCTGAACCTCGACGTCCGCGAGATCGGCGTCGTCGTGCTGGGTGAGTTCTCCGGCATCGAGGAGGGCCAGGAGGTCCGCCGCACGGGTGAGGTCCTCTCCGTGCCGGTCGGCGACGGCTACCTGGGTCGCGTCGTCGACCCGCTGGGCCAGCCGATCGACGGCCTCGGCGAGGTCGCGACCGAGGGCCGCCGCGCGCTCGAGCTCCAGGCGCCCGGCGTCATGGCGCGCAAGAGCGTGCACGAGCCGCTGCAGACCGGCATCAAGGCCATCGACTCGATGATCCCGATCGGGCGCGGCCAGCGTCAGCTCATCATCGGCGACCGCCAGACCGGCAAGACGGCGATCGCGATCGACACGATCATCAACCAGAAGGCGAACTGGGAGACCGGCGACCCGACGAAGCAGGTCCGCTGTATCTACGTCGCGATCGGCCAGAAGGGCTCGACGATCGCCTCGGTGCGCGCCGCGCTCGAGGAGGCCGGTGCGCTCGAGTACACGACCATCGTCGCCGCCCCGGCGTCCGACCCGGCCGGGTTCAAGTACCTCGCCCCCTACACCGGCTCGGCCATCGGCCAGCACTGGATGTACGGCGGCAAGCACGTCCTGATCGTGTTCGACGACCTGTCGAAGCAGGCTGAGGCGTACCGCGCCGTGTCGCTGCTGCTGCGCCGCCCGCCGGGCCGCGAGGCGTACCCCGGTGACGTCTTCTACCTGCACTCCCGTCTGCTCGAGCGTTGCGCCAAGCTCTCCGACGAGCTGGGTGCCGGCTCGATGACGGGCCTGCCCCTCATCGAGACCAAGGCGAACGACGTGTCGGCGTACATCCCGACCAACGTCATCTCGATCACCGACGGCCAGATCTTCCTGCAGTCGGACCTGTTCAACGCGGACCAGCGGCCCGCCGTCGACGTCGGCATCTCGGTGTCCCGCGTCGGTGGTGCGGCGCAGGTCAAGGCCATGAAGCAGGTCTCCGGCACGCTGAAGCTCGACCTGGCGCAGTTCCGCTCGCTCGAGGCGTTCGCGATGTTCGCGTCCGACCTCGACGCGACGTCGCGCGCCCAGCTGGCGCGCGGGTCGCGCCTCACCGAGCTGCTCAAGCAGGCGCAGTACACGCCGTACCCGGTCGAGGACCAGGTGGCGTCGATCTGGACCGGCACCAAGGGCCACCTGGACGACGTGCCGATCGAGGACGTCAAGCGCTTCGAGTCCGAGCTGCTCGACCACCTCCGCCGCAAGACGGACGTGCTGTCGACCATCGCCGAGACGGGCAAGCTCGACGACGCGACCCAGGAGTCGCTGGCCGCGGCGGTCGAGGAGTTCCGCAACGGGTTCCTCACGTTCGACGGCTCGCCGCTCGTCGGCGGGTCGGACGACGAGGCCGAGGTCGAGGTCGAGCAGGAGCAGATCGTCCGGCAGAAGAAGGCCTGA
- a CDS encoding F0F1 ATP synthase subunit delta translates to MRGTSRASLVAVEERFEPVLAAAGSQASVLGEQLFALVDALDRSGSLRRVLGDPSIEGDAKAGLVGRLLPTADPRVTAVAQDLVRQRWSADGDLAEAAERLGFHAVLARAENEGDLARVEEEIFRLSRALVGQREVRQTLFDPAIPGEARAELVDKILAGRATEVASIVARRAAAAPRGRRYVATLGHIADLIAERRDRQVATVTTATPLSEAQRARLTEILGQAYARDIQLNVILDPDVIGGLRIQVGPQVVDSTVLSRLADARRRLAG, encoded by the coding sequence ATGCGCGGGACGTCTCGCGCCTCGCTGGTGGCGGTCGAGGAGCGGTTCGAGCCGGTCCTCGCCGCTGCCGGGTCGCAGGCGTCGGTGCTGGGCGAGCAGCTGTTCGCCCTCGTCGACGCGCTCGACCGCTCCGGCTCCCTGCGCCGCGTCCTGGGCGACCCGTCGATCGAGGGCGACGCCAAGGCCGGTCTGGTCGGCCGGCTGCTTCCGACGGCGGACCCGCGGGTCACGGCCGTCGCGCAGGACCTGGTCCGGCAGCGGTGGTCCGCCGACGGCGACCTGGCCGAGGCCGCCGAGCGGCTCGGCTTCCACGCCGTGCTGGCGCGGGCCGAGAACGAGGGCGACCTCGCGCGGGTGGAGGAGGAGATCTTCCGCCTGTCGCGCGCGCTCGTCGGGCAGCGTGAGGTGCGCCAGACGCTGTTCGACCCGGCGATCCCGGGCGAGGCCCGTGCGGAGCTGGTCGACAAGATCCTCGCGGGTCGTGCGACCGAGGTCGCCTCGATCGTCGCCCGGCGTGCCGCCGCCGCCCCCCGCGGCCGGCGCTACGTCGCGACGCTCGGACACATCGCCGACCTGATCGCCGAGCGCCGTGACCGGCAGGTCGCGACGGTCACGACGGCGACGCCGCTGAGCGAGGCCCAGCGCGCGCGGCTCACCGAGATCCTCGGTCAGGCGTACGCGCGCGACATCCAGCTCAACGTGATCCTCGACCCCGACGTGATCGGCGGCCTGCGGATCCAGGTCGGGCCGCAGGTGGTCGACTCCACCGTGCTGTCCCGCCTCGCCGACGCCCGACGACGACTCGCCGGCTGA
- a CDS encoding F0F1 ATP synthase subunit B — MSAAAITAAALTAAEHSEDVEGIKLLLPASYDIFWSAVVLLLIAIPFFRFALPKLQAVLDERTERIEGGLAKAEQAQAEAAAALDEYHQQLAEARTEAARIREDARAEGGQIVADLRSKAQEEAGRITETAHRQIEAERQQAAVQLRTDVGSLATELASKIVGESLEDEARRSRVVDRFLDELEATSPAGTAGKGS; from the coding sequence GTGAGCGCCGCCGCGATCACCGCGGCTGCCCTGACGGCCGCGGAGCACTCGGAGGACGTCGAGGGCATCAAGCTCCTGCTGCCTGCCTCGTACGACATCTTCTGGTCCGCCGTCGTCCTGCTGCTCATCGCGATCCCGTTCTTCAGGTTCGCCCTGCCCAAGCTGCAGGCCGTGCTCGACGAGCGGACCGAGAGGATCGAGGGCGGGCTCGCGAAGGCGGAGCAGGCGCAGGCCGAGGCCGCAGCCGCTCTGGACGAGTACCACCAGCAGCTCGCCGAGGCCCGGACCGAGGCCGCGCGGATCCGCGAGGACGCGCGTGCCGAGGGCGGGCAGATCGTCGCCGACCTGCGCTCGAAGGCGCAGGAGGAGGCGGGCCGGATCACCGAGACCGCCCACCGGCAGATCGAGGCGGAGCGTCAGCAGGCCGCCGTGCAGCTGCGCACCGACGTCGGCTCGCTCGCCACGGAGCTCGCGTCCAAGATCGTCGGCGAGTCGCTCGAGGACGAGGCCCGGCGCTCGCGCGTCGTCGACCGGTTCCTCGACGAGCTCGAGGCGACGTCGCCGGCCGGTACCGCAGGTAAGGGGAGCTGA
- the atpE gene encoding ATP synthase F0 subunit C — MALAETILAAENAISGNIATVGYGLAVIGPGIGLGILIGKTIEGIARQPEVAGQLRTTMFIGIGFVEVLGLLGLITGFLFP; from the coding sequence GTGGCTCTTGCGGAGACCATCCTTGCGGCCGAGAACGCGATCTCGGGCAACATCGCGACCGTCGGCTACGGCCTCGCGGTCATCGGCCCCGGTATCGGCCTGGGCATCCTGATCGGCAAGACGATCGAGGGCATCGCGCGTCAGCCCGAGGTCGCCGGCCAGCTGCGCACGACGATGTTCATCGGTATCGGCTTCGTCGAGGTCCTGGGCCTCCTCGGCCTCATCACCGGGTTCCTCTTCCCGTGA
- the atpB gene encoding F0F1 ATP synthase subunit A has translation MTVQLLASDEGGSGFHAPSIADFFPPPVLFEGTIFEFNRIQLIRIIAAVAIVLVFVIAARRAKLVPGRFQNVVEMGLDFVRVQVAEQILGKERAREHTALLTTMFFAILAFNLTSVVPGLNMAGTALIGLPILLAAWAYVRYLSAGVRAHGVGGFLKASLFPPGVPWFMYVLLTPIEFLTVFVIRPATLAIRLMANMVAGHLMLVLCFSATQYFLFDADGLMKSFGALTFVAGFAMTLFEMFVGALQAYIFVVLTAVYISLSVEEEH, from the coding sequence GTGACCGTCCAGCTGCTCGCGTCCGACGAGGGTGGCAGCGGCTTCCACGCGCCGTCGATCGCGGACTTCTTCCCGCCGCCGGTGCTCTTCGAGGGCACGATCTTCGAGTTCAACCGCATCCAGCTGATCCGCATCATCGCGGCGGTGGCGATCGTGCTCGTCTTCGTGATCGCGGCACGTCGCGCCAAGCTGGTCCCGGGCCGGTTCCAGAACGTCGTCGAGATGGGTCTGGACTTCGTCCGGGTCCAGGTGGCCGAGCAGATCCTCGGCAAGGAGCGGGCGCGTGAGCACACCGCGCTGCTGACGACGATGTTCTTCGCCATCCTGGCGTTCAACCTCACGAGCGTCGTGCCCGGTCTGAACATGGCCGGCACGGCACTGATCGGGCTGCCGATCCTGCTGGCCGCGTGGGCCTACGTGCGGTACCTGTCCGCGGGCGTGCGGGCGCACGGCGTCGGCGGCTTCCTCAAGGCGAGCCTGTTCCCCCCGGGCGTGCCGTGGTTCATGTACGTCCTGCTGACGCCGATCGAGTTCCTCACCGTGTTCGTGATCCGGCCCGCCACCCTGGCGATCCGACTCATGGCGAACATGGTGGCCGGCCACCTCATGCTGGTGCTCTGCTTCTCGGCGACCCAGTACTTCCTCTTCGACGCCGACGGGCTCATGAAGTCGTTCGGCGCCCTGACCTTCGTGGCCGGCTTCGCGATGACGCTCTTCGAGATGTTCGTCGGAGCGCTGCAGGCCTACATCTTCGTCGTCCTCACGGCTGTCTACATCAGCCTGTCGGTCGAGGAAGAGCACTGA